The sequence below is a genomic window from Thermoflavifilum sp..
CCCTGCAATAGGCCTGCCTGGCCAAAAAGCAGGGCTGCTGCGGCATCGGGAATATGCCTGTTTCGTGCTAACAATCGGTGTGGTGTGCGCGTAGCAAGAGCTTCAAACATGGCTGCATTCCGATTCATACCAAAACCGCGTGCCAGACTGATGTAAGCCACCTCTTCCCAATCGCCCTGCGTGCGTTGCAACCATGCATGGATTCGCTTACCCTTTTCCTGCTCCCATCGCTCTGCCAGTAACCTTTCCTTCCAGTTGGTCCATATCAGCTGGGGCACATCCGCAGGCCCATCGGACACGCCTGCACAAGCAATTGGCTGCAATTGTTGCATCCAGACTTCATACTGGCCAATCATGCTTCGCGATACCCTACCCTTCAACTCCACACAGGGGAAGCGTTGTAATAACCAATCGGCATCGGCTAAATCCTGTTCATACACCACATGCAAAATCAGCCTCTGATAACGTGCATCACCTGCATGCTGATGCTTATACCAATCCGAACTGCGCAGATGAACTTCCACGTCGCCTACCCACAGGGTAGATCCAATCCGAATGCTGGCTTCCTGAAAATCGGGTCCGTGACCGTCCTGATTCCATATCCCGGGATGCACAATTTCTACGGGTTCGCCCTGGATAGTATGAAGGGATTGATATTGGAAATATCGATAACGCCAGATGAATTGCAGTAATCTTTCTGATATCATAAACGTGGGTTTTCAGGATAGATGAATGCTTTCCACGATGCCATCCATGCAGCACGGGATTAAATGAATATCCGGCTTACTTCTCTGTAACGTTCACGATACTGGCGCGGCGTGCATCCTTTCTTCCTTTTAAAAATACGATTAAAATTGGAAATATTATTAAAGCCGCATTTATAAGCGATCTCAGCAATCGACAGATTCGTTTCCATAAGCATGCGACTGGCATGTGCAAGCCTTTTTTCCATGAGACTGTCAATAAATGTCATTCCCGTCTTGATGCGAAAATAGCGACTGAATGCAGTTTCGGTCATATTATTCAGTCTCGATATTTCAGCCAGTGTGATGGGCTTGTTGAAATGTTTTTCTATATACTCCAGGGTGCGTTCGATACGTGGACTGAAATGTTGTGAAAATCGCAACGACTGAAAGCTATCGCTCGATAATAATCGCATATTGCGCGAAGTAGATAAATCGTGCAGGATCGACATCAGCTCCAGTACGGAATCGAACCCCTGTTTTTGATTCAGGTGAATAATCCGCGGCATAATTTGTTCAATGGTTTCTCTGGAAAATAAAATTCCCCTCAATGATTTCTCGAACATCATACGAATAAAACTCAGTTGATTTCGCCGCAAAAATTTTTCATCAAATAAATCTTTATGAAATTGAATGGTGATTTCGCGAATTTCTTTACTCATACAGCGATGCGTAAACCAGGCATGGGGTAGATTCGGGCCCACCAGCACCAGTTCCAGATCACCGATCTCCTCCATATGGTCTCCCACCACACGTTGCGCTCCGGATGCATTCATGATAAAATTCAATTCATATTCTTCATGATAATGTAACGGAAAATTGAAATTTGATTTTACCCGGACAGCAATAGTAAAACAATCAGTTTGTGTAAGGGGTGTGATTTCCCTCATAATCTGGTCATAAATAGAGTCACGCATGCCCGCTTTTTTGTAAGCCATAAATATAATGAAAATTCCTACCTGTGAGAGCATCCCATCCATTCGCTTACTTGCCTTATTTCATTATTTTACGTTATTTTATCCTAAATCTACTCCATGAACCGCAGGATATATATCTGGATTTGTTGTATGAGCTTGTTTTATTTTTTATATGCACGTGATACGCTGGCCCAGATCGACGCGCAGGCCAACCCGACCACCCAACATTTATTCACTCGTCTTTATCAACTTGGCTGGCAGGGAAAAAAATTGTTCGGTCATCAAGAAAGCCTGGAATATGGTGTCGGCTGGCGATATCTATCCGATCACAGCGATGTATATGCCGTGGCGGGAGATTATCCAGCGGTGCTGGGATGTGATCTGAGCGGCATCGAGTTAAACGACAGTTTGAATATCGATCGGGTGCCGTTCCGGCTGATCCGGCAAGATGCCATCCGCCAATTTGAAGCCGGTGGTGTAGTTACCTTCAGCTGGCATATGCATAATCCGGTGACGGGAGGCTCGGCCTGGGATACCTCCGGCGGCGATGTGGTGGCGGCGTTATTACCTGGAGGTAAGGCACATACCGTGTACATTCACTATCTGCATCAGGCGGCTCGTTTTCTCAACAGCCTGAAAACGGAGTCGGGGACTTATGTTCCGGTTATTCTGCGGTTGTTTCATGAGCTTAATGGCAATTGGTTCTGGTGGGGACGATCGCACGCGTCGTCTGAACAAATGCGTTCGCTCTGGGCGTTTACGGTGAGCTATCTGCGCGACAGCTTGCACCTGCATCATATCCTGTATGCCTACAATACCGATCGCTTTGCCGATGCCCCGGCCTATCTGGAGCGTTATCCCGGCGACGATTGGGTTGATATCATGGGATTTGATATCTATCAGGCTTACGATATCGCCGCCAATCAAGCCTTCCGGAATCAACTGAGCGACATGTGTCGCCTGCTCGACAGCATGGCCCGGCATCATCATAAAATACCGGCCCTCACCGAATTTGGATACAATATGTTGCCCGATAGCACCTGGTGGACGCAGGTCTTCGGCCCGGCCATAGTACCCTACGACCTGGCCTATATACTGGCCTGGCGCAATGCGGGCCGTAAATCCGACGGCAGTATGGAATTCTACGTACCCTATCCCGGGCAGGCCACTGCTGCCGATTTCAAACGTTTTATTTCGAAATATGCCATCGTATTACGCAGCGAAGCCGCTTCGCTGCATCTTTACCCGTAAGCCATGTATCTCCTTCAAAGCAGGG
It includes:
- a CDS encoding DUF2851 family protein, which translates into the protein MISERLLQFIWRYRYFQYQSLHTIQGEPVEIVHPGIWNQDGHGPDFQEASIRIGSTLWVGDVEVHLRSSDWYKHQHAGDARYQRLILHVVYEQDLADADWLLQRFPCVELKGRVSRSMIGQYEVWMQQLQPIACAGVSDGPADVPQLIWTNWKERLLAERWEQEKGKRIHAWLQRTQGDWEEVAYISLARGFGMNRNAAMFEALATRTPHRLLARNRHIPDAAAALLFGQAGLLQGRFQDDYPRHLQRLYAGLQHKYRLQPLDATGWQWMRLRPANFPTIRLAQLACLIDQSVHLFSRWLEAHTLEELKGFFQMKLPEYWRYHYRFDELVQHAPDHHMPHATLSMGQAMIDHLILNVVAPLVWWYGKTRLSDDLQQKALDWMHELPTENNQIIRCWKRYGIVARHAADSQALYQLYKQYCLQRRCLQCTIGHHLLKRIQAVTEEGQ
- a CDS encoding AraC family transcriptional regulator, producing MRDSIYDQIMREITPLTQTDCFTIAVRVKSNFNFPLHYHEEYELNFIMNASGAQRVVGDHMEEIGDLELVLVGPNLPHAWFTHRCMSKEIREITIQFHKDLFDEKFLRRNQLSFIRMMFEKSLRGILFSRETIEQIMPRIIHLNQKQGFDSVLELMSILHDLSTSRNMRLLSSDSFQSLRFSQHFSPRIERTLEYIEKHFNKPITLAEISRLNNMTETAFSRYFRIKTGMTFIDSLMEKRLAHASRMLMETNLSIAEIAYKCGFNNISNFNRIFKRKKGCTPRQYRERYREVSRIFI
- a CDS encoding glycosyl hydrolase; its protein translation is MNRRIYIWICCMSLFYFLYARDTLAQIDAQANPTTQHLFTRLYQLGWQGKKLFGHQESLEYGVGWRYLSDHSDVYAVAGDYPAVLGCDLSGIELNDSLNIDRVPFRLIRQDAIRQFEAGGVVTFSWHMHNPVTGGSAWDTSGGDVVAALLPGGKAHTVYIHYLHQAARFLNSLKTESGTYVPVILRLFHELNGNWFWWGRSHASSEQMRSLWAFTVSYLRDSLHLHHILYAYNTDRFADAPAYLERYPGDDWVDIMGFDIYQAYDIAANQAFRNQLSDMCRLLDSMARHHHKIPALTEFGYNMLPDSTWWTQVFGPAIVPYDLAYILAWRNAGRKSDGSMEFYVPYPGQATAADFKRFISKYAIVLRSEAASLHLYP